A window of the Polypterus senegalus isolate Bchr_013 chromosome 4, ASM1683550v1, whole genome shotgun sequence genome harbors these coding sequences:
- the LOC120528105 gene encoding gastrula zinc finger protein XlCGF57.1-like — translation MEQSTFQIKEEQCDEESFQFTEHALYVKQEVCEWRPSDFKDRDFDQEIVSIKGESSEKESVCFRKNNYETVGHPKEDVSSKSDTGVKRCPAVKQEVTDLTSIVHTECFSQQHPVYVKPETLESDELLIQEMCCRREDHEHAHYASRPGKPDLPDESSSFALDTQHHENIKESTFVAKSKNSKALPYNKKPSSVEGLQNLRRIRTGIGTVHLTSDPNVHVRGTLHCCSVCGKQFSRLSSFQVHMRIHTGEKPHCCSECGKQFSTISNLQAHKRIHTGEKPHSCSECGKQFSQLGHLQTHIRIHTGEKPYCCSACDKRFSHKSSLKTHLLIHTGEKPHCCFECGKQFSQLSRLKAHAPVHTGQKPHCCSECGKQFSQLGSLQKHTIIHSLKKTYCCSECGKGFSYISSLKTHTRIHTGEKPHWCSACGKRFSHISSLKSHTRIHTGEKPHCCSECGKRFTQVGHLQKHMRTHTGEKPHCCSDCGKQFTHTSSLQRHMGIHRKAVQKIS, via the exons ATGGAACAGAGTACTTTCCAGATTAAGGAAGAGCAATGTGATGAGGAATCTTTCCAGTTTACAGAACATGCTCTGTATGTGAAACAGGAGGTCTGTGAATGGAGGCCATCTGATTTTAAAGATAGAGACTTTGACCAGGAGATTGTTAGCATTAAAGGGGAGAGTTCTGAAAAAGAGTCTGTCTGCTTTAGGAAGAACAACTATGAAACTGTAGGTCACCCCAAGGAAGATGTGTCTTCAAAAAGTGATACTGGGGTAAAGAGGTGTCCAGCAGTAAAACAAGAAGTGACTGATTTAACATCCATTGTGCATACTGAGTGCTTCTCTCAGCAACATCCTGTGTATGTCAAGCCTGAGACATTGGAGTCCGATGAGCTGCTCATCCAAGAAATGTGCTGCAGGAGAGAAGACCATGAACATGCACATTATGCTTCACGGCCTGGGAAAC CAGATTTACCAGACGAGAGCTCTTCATTTGCACTGGATACTCAacatcatgaaaatataaaagagtCAACATTTGTGGCCAAAAGTAAGAACTCAAAAGCTTTGCCCTATAACAAGAAACCCTCAAGTGTAGAGGGTTTACAGAACCTCAGGAGAATTCGAACAGGAATTGGCACAGTCCATTTAACAAGCGACCCAAATGTTCACGTTAGAGGGACTCTACATTGCTGTTCTGtatgtggcaaacagttctcaCGTTTAAGCAGTTTTCAGGTACAcatgagaattcacactggagagaagccacatTGCTGCTCGGAATGTGGAAAGCAGTTTTCAACTATAAGCAATCTTCAAGCGCATaagagaattcacactggagagaaaccgcattcctgttctgaatgtggtaaacaattttCACAACTTGGGCATCTTCAAACACACATTCGAATTCACACAggtgagaagccatattgctgctcagCTTGTGACAAACGATTTTCACACAAAAGCAGCCTTAAAACACACTTACTgattcacactggggagaagccacATTGCTGctttgaatgtggcaaacaattctcacagCTCAGCCGCCTTAAAGCACATGCACCAGTTCACACTGGACAAAAGCCACATTGCTGTTCGGAATGTGGCAAGCAATTCTCACAGCTTGGTTCTCTTCAAAAGCACACAATAATTCACAGCTTAAAGAaaacatattgctgttctgaatgtggtaaagggtTTTCCTACATTAGCAGTCTTAAgacacacacaagaattcacacaggcGAGAAACCACATTGGTGTTCGGCATGCGGCAAACGATTTTCACACATAAGCAGTCTTAAATCACacacaagaattcatactgggGAGAAACCACATTGCTGCAGTGAGTGTGGCAAACGTTTCACACAAGTTGGCCATCTTCAAAAACACATGAGAACGCACACAGGAGAGAAACCACATTGCTGTTCTGattgtggcaaacaattcacacatACAAGCAGTCTTCAGAGACACATGGGAATTCACAGAAAAGCAGTACAAAAAATATCATGA